Proteins from a genomic interval of Rhizobium etli CFN 42:
- a CDS encoding C39 family peptidase, whose protein sequence is MQQSSVPYFSQWETPGMTLPVLADGSRALLSDPLWRHSGAATIEEYARWAVNVCGMACLKMILAARGEIHPTLELARACTRYGGYVINEIDASIKGLIYAPFVRFVSERFGLGAETMTNVETSAIPELLSKRRFFIASVHSAIRWPEREPPAKGGHLVLVTSASQETIRFHNPSGHDAASQADVTLPLAVFDRFFANRGISVEA, encoded by the coding sequence ATGCAGCAGAGCAGCGTGCCTTATTTCAGCCAATGGGAAACACCCGGCATGACGCTGCCGGTGCTTGCCGACGGGTCGCGGGCGCTGCTCAGCGATCCGCTCTGGCGCCATTCGGGAGCCGCGACCATTGAGGAATATGCGCGCTGGGCGGTGAATGTCTGCGGCATGGCCTGCTTGAAGATGATTCTCGCCGCGCGCGGCGAAATCCATCCGACTCTCGAGCTTGCCCGCGCCTGCACTAGATATGGCGGTTATGTCATCAACGAGATCGACGCTTCGATCAAGGGGCTGATCTACGCTCCCTTCGTCCGCTTTGTGAGCGAGCGTTTCGGGCTCGGCGCCGAGACGATGACCAACGTCGAGACGTCGGCCATCCCGGAACTTCTGTCGAAACGCCGCTTCTTCATCGCCTCGGTGCATTCGGCCATCCGCTGGCCGGAGCGCGAGCCGCCGGCAAAGGGCGGACATCTCGTGCTGGTGACATCAGCTTCGCAGGAGACGATCCGCTTCCACAATCCGTCCGGCCATGACGCGGCAAGCCAAGCGGATGTCACGCTGCCGCTTGCCGTCTTCGATCGTTTCTTTGCCAATCGCGGCATATCGGTCGAAGCCTGA
- a CDS encoding D-alanine--D-alanine ligase family protein: MTPSPNRLRIAVLFGGRSAEHDVSILSATNVMAALEPEKYDALPVFVTHEGQWLLSSFEDGRLATPSSGTEICLVPGGRGRMLAMSAHGAPHELPRIDILFPVLHGPHGEDGSVQGSAQVARVPLAGCGILGSATALDKDIAKRLLRAAGLPVARAVTIHEGAAPSLSALEGELGLPLFIKPARQGSSVGVAKVHASQEFAAALEQAFRHDRILLAEEFVAGREIEFSVLEDTDGKLFVSRPGEIVPAESHGFYNYSAKYIDENGAALKVPADLPAEIEAAMRDMAARAFRAVGCDGMARVDFFLTSDMRFVINELNTIPGFTDISMYSKAMAASGVSYAEIIDRLVGHGMARARRAG; this comes from the coding sequence ATGACCCCTTCCCCCAACAGGCTGCGCATCGCCGTGCTCTTCGGCGGCCGTTCGGCCGAGCACGATGTTTCGATTCTTTCGGCGACCAACGTCATGGCCGCCCTGGAGCCCGAGAAATACGATGCCCTTCCCGTCTTTGTCACCCACGAGGGACAATGGCTGCTGAGCAGCTTCGAGGACGGCCGGCTGGCGACACCCTCGTCAGGCACGGAAATCTGCCTCGTGCCGGGCGGCCGCGGGCGCATGCTGGCCATGTCAGCCCATGGCGCGCCGCATGAATTGCCAAGGATCGACATTCTGTTTCCTGTGCTGCACGGCCCGCATGGTGAGGACGGATCGGTGCAGGGCTCGGCGCAAGTGGCGCGCGTGCCGCTCGCCGGCTGCGGCATCCTCGGTTCGGCCACGGCCCTCGATAAGGATATCGCCAAGCGCCTGCTGCGGGCGGCGGGCCTGCCGGTGGCGCGCGCCGTGACGATCCACGAGGGTGCTGCCCCTTCACTCTCCGCGCTCGAAGGCGAACTCGGCCTGCCGCTCTTCATCAAGCCGGCACGGCAGGGATCGTCGGTCGGCGTCGCCAAGGTCCATGCCAGCCAGGAATTCGCCGCAGCGCTCGAGCAGGCCTTCCGCCATGACCGCATCCTGCTTGCCGAGGAATTCGTCGCCGGACGCGAGATCGAATTCAGCGTGCTGGAGGATACCGACGGCAAGCTTTTCGTCTCCCGCCCGGGCGAGATCGTGCCGGCCGAAAGCCACGGCTTCTACAATTACAGCGCCAAATATATCGATGAGAACGGCGCTGCCTTGAAAGTGCCGGCCGACCTGCCGGCGGAGATCGAGGCCGCCATGCGCGACATGGCCGCAAGGGCTTTCCGAGCCGTCGGCTGCGACGGCATGGCGCGCGTCGATTTCTTCCTGACATCGGACATGCGCTTCGTCATCAACGAGCTCAACACCATTCCCGGCTTTACCGATATCAGTATGTATTCAAAGGCGATGGCGGCAAGCGGCGTAAGCTATGCCGAGATCATCGACCGTCTGGTGGGCCACGGCATGGCGCGCGCCCGCAGGGCAGGCTAG
- a CDS encoding AAA family ATPase: MNRSILISGCSGGGKSTLLAELGRRGHRIVEEPGRRIVKQELDGDGAALPWVDMAAFARRAIEMAIADHAAVARQPGWTFFDRGLIDAAAALQHLTGEPNLERLSAAYPYDRRVFLTPPWAEIYVSDPERRHAFDEAVAEYDRLAAIYPTLGYQVIILPKRPVADRADFVLDRLSQEAN, encoded by the coding sequence ATGAACAGGTCGATTCTGATTTCCGGATGTTCCGGCGGCGGAAAATCGACGCTGCTTGCGGAGCTTGGCCGCCGCGGTCACAGGATCGTCGAAGAGCCCGGCCGGCGGATCGTCAAGCAGGAGCTCGATGGCGATGGCGCTGCCTTGCCTTGGGTCGACATGGCAGCCTTCGCCCGTCGTGCGATCGAAATGGCGATTGCCGACCACGCGGCCGTCGCACGGCAGCCGGGCTGGACGTTCTTCGATCGTGGGTTGATCGACGCCGCGGCAGCGCTTCAGCACCTGACCGGAGAACCGAACTTGGAAAGGTTGAGCGCCGCCTACCCTTACGACAGACGCGTTTTTCTCACGCCGCCATGGGCGGAGATCTACGTGAGCGATCCTGAGCGGCGCCATGCCTTCGACGAGGCTGTCGCCGAATATGACCGGCTAGCCGCGATCTATCCGACGCTCGGCTACCAGGTCATCATACTGCCGAAGAGGCCGGTCGCCGATCGGGCCGATTTCGTGCTCGACCGCCTGTCTCAGGAAGCGAATTAG
- a CDS encoding class I SAM-dependent methyltransferase yields MTDGKQEHWDAVYRVKAADSVSWYQPMPEPSLRTLDELHLPATASLIDVGGGASSLVDRLLERGWSDLTVLDIAAPALEVAKARLRGGAAQVDWVVADITVWRPERGYDVWHDRALFHFLTEPAQRLAYRRALDAGTAPGSVVIIATFAPDGPERCSGLPVRRYDAAALAAEFSPAFILERDWREEHATPGGGRQSFQWCVLHRR; encoded by the coding sequence ATGACGGACGGGAAACAGGAACATTGGGACGCGGTTTACCGTGTGAAGGCTGCCGACAGTGTCAGCTGGTATCAACCGATGCCTGAGCCTTCTCTGCGTACGCTTGACGAGCTGCATCTGCCGGCCACCGCTTCGCTGATCGATGTCGGCGGCGGCGCCTCGAGCCTTGTCGATCGTCTGTTGGAGCGCGGGTGGTCCGACCTCACGGTTCTCGATATCGCCGCGCCAGCCCTTGAGGTCGCCAAGGCGCGGCTGCGGGGCGGGGCGGCTCAGGTCGATTGGGTGGTGGCCGATATTACCGTATGGCGCCCGGAGCGCGGTTATGACGTATGGCATGACCGCGCGCTCTTTCATTTCCTCACCGAGCCCGCGCAACGGCTCGCCTATCGCCGCGCCCTTGACGCCGGAACGGCGCCGGGCAGCGTCGTGATTATCGCGACCTTCGCGCCGGATGGGCCAGAGCGATGCAGCGGCCTGCCGGTCCGGCGTTATGACGCGGCAGCGCTGGCGGCGGAGTTCTCGCCCGCCTTCATACTGGAGCGCGACTGGCGCGAGGAGCATGCGACGCCTGGCGGCGGCCGGCAGTCTTTCCAATGGTGTGTTCTTCACAGGCGCTGA
- the gndA gene encoding NADP-dependent phosphogluconate dehydrogenase, which translates to MTHRRFVVEKAEIGLIGLAVMGSNLALNIAEKGNKIAVFNRTPEKTDEFYESAGDLKKQIIPCKTIEEFVDAIRPPRPIIIMIKAGEAVDQQMEALRPHLSKGDIMIDAGNANFRDTVARFDRLKNTDLTFIGMGVSGGEEGARHGPSIMVGGTEESWKRVEKVLTSIAARYNDEPCVAWLGNDGAGHFVKTIHNGIEYADMQMIAEIYGILRDGLGKSASEISGIFGEWNKGRLNSYLIEISEKVLAATDPVSGGPMVDMILDKAGQKGTGKWSAIEAQNMGIPATAIEAAVAARSLSSMKSQREAAEKIFGTQAVSFPIAYGPELNKDLELALFAAKIGAYAQGFAVMAEASREFNWSLPMPTIARIWRAGCIIRSQFLDEITSAFTKAPDAANLIVTPAFSEMVKESIPALRRVVAAAISAGLPVPALTSALTYFDAYRQGRGTANLIQAQRDFFGAHGFDRLDGKDFHHGPWGSGAATF; encoded by the coding sequence ATGACACATCGGAGGTTTGTCGTGGAAAAGGCAGAAATCGGACTGATCGGCCTTGCGGTCATGGGCTCCAACCTGGCGCTCAACATCGCGGAGAAAGGCAATAAAATCGCGGTCTTCAACCGCACGCCTGAGAAAACCGATGAATTCTATGAAAGCGCCGGCGATCTGAAGAAGCAGATCATTCCCTGCAAGACCATCGAAGAGTTCGTCGATGCGATCCGGCCGCCGCGTCCGATCATCATCATGATCAAGGCCGGTGAGGCCGTCGACCAGCAGATGGAGGCGCTGCGCCCGCATCTCTCCAAGGGCGACATCATGATCGATGCCGGCAACGCCAATTTCCGCGACACCGTCGCCCGCTTCGACCGCCTCAAAAACACCGATCTCACCTTCATCGGCATGGGTGTTTCCGGCGGCGAAGAGGGTGCGCGCCACGGACCGTCGATCATGGTCGGCGGCACCGAAGAATCCTGGAAGCGAGTCGAGAAGGTGCTGACCTCGATTGCCGCCCGCTACAATGACGAGCCCTGCGTCGCCTGGCTCGGCAATGACGGCGCCGGCCATTTCGTCAAGACCATCCATAACGGCATCGAATATGCCGACATGCAGATGATCGCCGAAATCTACGGCATTCTGCGCGACGGCCTCGGGAAGAGCGCCTCCGAAATCTCCGGCATCTTCGGCGAGTGGAACAAGGGCCGGCTGAACTCCTACCTGATCGAGATCTCCGAGAAGGTGCTGGCGGCGACCGATCCGGTTTCCGGCGGGCCGATGGTCGACATGATCCTCGACAAGGCAGGCCAGAAGGGCACCGGCAAATGGTCGGCGATCGAGGCGCAGAACATGGGCATTCCGGCAACGGCGATCGAAGCCGCCGTCGCCGCCCGCAGCCTCTCCTCGATGAAGTCGCAGCGCGAAGCGGCGGAAAAGATTTTCGGCACGCAGGCCGTTTCGTTCCCGATCGCCTACGGTCCCGAGCTCAACAAGGATCTGGAACTGGCGCTCTTTGCCGCCAAGATCGGCGCCTATGCGCAGGGCTTCGCGGTGATGGCGGAAGCCTCGCGTGAGTTCAACTGGTCGCTGCCGATGCCGACGATTGCCAGGATCTGGCGTGCCGGCTGCATCATCCGCTCGCAGTTCCTCGATGAGATCACCTCGGCCTTCACCAAGGCTCCGGATGCTGCGAACCTGATCGTCACGCCAGCTTTCTCCGAGATGGTCAAGGAATCGATTCCGGCGCTACGCCGCGTCGTCGCTGCCGCCATCTCGGCCGGCCTGCCAGTGCCGGCGCTGACCTCGGCGCTCACCTATTTCGACGCCTACCGCCAAGGCAGGGGAACCGCGAATCTCATCCAGGCCCAGCGCGATTTCTTCGGCGCCCACGGCTTCGACCGCCTTGATGGCAAGGATTTTCACCACGGCCCCTGGGGCAGCGGTGCGGCGACCTTCTGA